Within Leishmania infantum JPCM5 genome chromosome 35, the genomic segment TCCCTGCAAGCGAGCGCGATAATCACTGGCGTATCTCGTACCGGAAACACACTCGTAGACACTCTGATTGCGCAAGACGCGTCCAACCTACTCATAGTGTGGCAgctttttctctttcccGTCTTTGGTTGGGTGGCCGGCATGAGCGCCTTCCTTACAGAGTTGGTCCGGAATTACACCTACACAAAGAGTTTCATGCTGATGTACGGCGTGGTTGGTCTGTACTTCGCCAGCCAATCTGTCCGAATGATGGTGATGATGGCCCCCGTGGCGTGCATCTTCACTGCCCTTTTGTTCCGCTGGGCACTGGACTACCTCCTCGGGTCGTTGTTTTGGGCTGAGATGCCACCTTGCTTTGACACCGACGCGCAGcgcgggcggcagcaacagaccgcggaggaggcggaggcagagACCAAGCGTAAGGAGGAAGAGTACAACACCATGCAGGTCAAGAAGATGACGACGCGCATGTTGCCCTTCATGTTTTTGCTCTTACTGTTTCGTCTTTCGGGGTTCATCGAAGATGTGGCGGCGATATCGCGCGAGATGGAGGCACCGGGTATAGTTTTTCCCAGTGGACAGGTGCAGGGCGTGTCGGAGAAAAAGGTGGACGACTACTATTCGGGGTACCTGTACCTGCGCGACAACACGCCAGAGGACGCGCGCATTTTGGCCTGGTGGGACTACGGCTACCAGATCACAGGCATCGGCAACCGCACCTCGCTGGCCGATGGCAACACCTGGAACCACGAGCACATCGCCACCATCGGCAAGATGCTGACGTCGCccgtggcggaggcgcactCGCTGGTGCGCCACATGGCCGACTATGTTCTGATTTTTGCCGGAGACACGTACTTTTCCGACCTGAATCGCTCACCGCACATGGCGCGCATCGGCAACAGTGTGTACCGCGACATCTGCCCCCACGACCCGCTGTGTAGTCGGTTCGTGTTACAGAAAAGACCgaaagctgctgcagcgaagCGCAGTCGACACGTCAGCGTTGACGAActagaggaggaggacaatGCAGAGCACGTGGTATACGAGCCGTCATCACTCATGGCCAAGTCCCTCATATATCATCTGCACTCAGCAGGGGTGGTGAAGGGGGTCACGCTGAATGAGACGCTCTTCCAGCACGTCTTCACCTCGGCGCAAGGTCTCATACGCATCTTCAAGGTCATGAACGTGAGCGAGGAGAGCAAGAAGTGGGTTGCTGACCCGGCAAACCGCGTGTGCCACCCGCCTGGGTCGTGGATCTGCCCCGGGCAGTACCCGCCGGCGAAGGAGATCCAGGAGATGCTGGCACACCAACACACCAACTTCAAGGACCTTCTTGATGCCATGAACGACTTGGAGCGGGAGCAGGCGCTGAACAAGGAGTAAGCGAACCTGCAGACAGAATcggggaggtgtgtgtgtgtgtgtgtgtgtgcgagtgtgtgtttgcgtctGCGGGTGTTCAGCGCAAGCTCGTGATGAACCGTGCGGACAGTCGTAGACGCCAGCGACGCTGTACGGCATTTCTGCTTCGCTGCCAAAGGGTGAGggctttcttttctcttttgCTTTTTCGCTTTCCGTTGTCCGTGCGCCAGTGGTGGGCTGCAGGCATTGTGGAGTACGCACCACCagtcgcgtgtgtgtgcatgcgtgcgtgtattcTTAATGGGGGTGAAGGGAGAGGTCTCGGTTCCATCgatctctccctcttcctcccgcTCCCTCTCGTGTTCTCGGCCGCTGTGGGAACGGCAGCAAAACGAACCCAAAGAAAGTAAAAACGTAACGAGCAGCTCGAAACACCGCAACTACATGTGCacatacagagagaggcaaacTCCATAGTCCGATGACccatcctccctccccccgccccctctaACGCACACGACCATTTTGAGCGCTATGGCTAGACGACTTTGTGTCGGTGCGTGTATGTTGTGTCTATTAGTGGCGGTGTCTTGTAGGCTCCAGATATTACGGCGTACCCTGAGCCAAGGAGAGGCTTCAGGGCtacacacggagagagaacaAGAGGGGTGTACGCCATAGTTGATCCACAGCACCCCGTGAAGTGCCCCTGTGGATGCCCCATCTTGATGCGCGACGCTCTCATAAGTGGTTGCAGGATTCTCTGTGGGCGAGTGTGTTGGTGTCTTAACTTCTCCCTCCATTTCGGTCGCATGTCCCTTCCACATCCACGTTGCATTCCCTCGCACACCACGGTGGCGCGCATACACGTACGCACACCCTCCCTCTGATCTGAACCGTTTTCCGGTTCCACCTCACAACTCCCCTGTCCGCCTTTGCTTTGGttggttgtgtgtgtgtgtgtgtacgcgtgtgtgtgtgtgtgtgtgtgtatgtgtgttttAGAGAGAACATAACGTCGTCATCGGTGTGAgtgcagcggaagcggcCGAAAACGTGAATACAAAAGCACGTGAATGAAACCACCAAAAGTTCAACTGGATCAGCCGACTAAGAACTGAATAAAGGTGCTTAAGCTCGGTACGTCGAACACGACaatccaaaaaaaaaaattgcacacgcacaccatgATAGAAACGAAGCACAGTGTGCAGCAAGGTGGGCTTGACAATCATAGATTCAAGTTCCGCGCTGGAAGAGTCAAGGTAGCACGTTGCTGACCTTCCTCGTCGGCTCGTCACTCACCCGCACTAGCCCAccctcaccccacccccttacacacacaccagcacttttctttctttccaGCATATTTTGAAACAGCCTTccctgcgcagctgccctgttgcgtgtgtgtctgtgcgtctcGGCGAGCAGCTTTCTGATAAGCCAACGCTCACCCGGCGTCATCTTGACTTGAACATACATACGCTCCTCTACATCTTCGTTGCATCGCACCCTTCAGCTTTCGCTCTTGTTCCGATTGCCCTCATCCACATCTCGAAGttgccaccaccatcattaccacacacacacacacacacacagcaatGGGCAAGAAGGGAAATTTATTGGGCGACTCCGGCTCTGCGGCAACCGCATCTCCACCGGCGAATATGATTTTGTTGCCCAAAACGCCAATAGATACGAAAGATTTCATCGGCATCTTTTCGTTTCCTTTCTGGCCAGTACGCTTCGTCGTCACGGTGGTGGCACTCTTCGTCGTAGGCGCCAGCTGCTTCCAAGCCTTCACGGTTCGCATGACCTCCGTTCAGATTTACGGATACCTGATCCACGAGTTCGACCCGTGGTTCAACTACCGCGCTGCCGAGTACATGTCCACGCACGGCTGGTCCGCCTTCTTCAGCTGGTTCGACTACATGAGCTGGTACCCGCTGGGCCGCCCTGTTGGCTCCACCACGTACCCGGGCCTGCAGCTCACTGCCGTCGCCATTCAccgcgcgctggcggctgccggcaTGCCGATGTCTCTCAacaacgtgtgcgtgctgatgccggcgtggtttggcgccatcgccaccgctaCTCTGGCTTTTTGCACGTACGAAGCCAGTGGTTCGACAgtagcggcggccgctgccgcactctCCTTCTCTATCATCCCGGCCCACCTGATGCGGTCCATGGCGGGTGAGTTCGACAACGAGTGCATTGCCGTCGCAGCCATGCTCCTGACCTTCTACTGCTGggtgcgctcgctgcgcacgcggtcCTCGTGGCCCATCGGTGTCCTCACCGGTGTCGCCTACGGCTAcatggtggcggcgtggggCGGCTACATTTTCGTGCTCAACATGGTTGCCATGCATGCCGGCATATCATCGATGGTGGACTGGGCCCGCAACACGTACAacccgtcgctgctgcgtgcatACACGCTGTTCTAcgtcgtcggcaccgccatcgccgtgtgcgtgccgccaGTGGGGATGTCGCCCTTCAAgtcgctggagcagctgggTGCACTGCTGGTGCTTGTCTTCCTGTGTGGACTGCAGGCGTGCGAGGTGtttcgcgcacgcgccggtGTCGAGGTTCGCTCTCGCGCGAACTTCAAGatccgcgtgcgcgtcttcaGCGTGATGGCTGGCGTGGCTGCGCTTGCGATCGCGGTGCTGGCACCGACGGGGTACTTCGGGCCCCTTTCggtccgtgtgcgtgcgctgttcgtggagcacacgcgcactggCAATCCGCTGGTCGACTCGGTCGCCGAGCATCAACCCGCTGGTCCAGAGGCGATGTGGTCTTTTCTTCACGTGTGCGGTGTGACCTGGGGTTTGGGCTCCATTGTGCTTGCTCTCTCGACGTTCGTGCACTACGCCCCGTCGAAGCTCTTCTGGCTACTGAACTCCGGCGCAGTGTACTACTTCAGCACCCGCATggctcggctgctgcttctctccgGCCCTGCTGCGTGTCTGTCCACTGGCATTTTCGTCGGGACAATTCTGGAAGCAGCGGTGCAACTCAGTTTTTGGGACAGTGATGCGACAAAGGCCAGAAAGCAGCAGAAGCCGGCGCAACGCCACCGGAGGGGGGCTGGCAAGGACAGCGACCGAGATGACGCTGAGAGCGcgacgaccgcgcgcacactTTGCGACGTCTTTGCCGGTAGCCCTCTGGCTTGGGGCCATCGTATGGTCCTGTTCATCGCTGTGTGGGCTCTCGTCACCACAACCGCGGTGAGCTTCTTCAGTTCCGATTTCGCGTCCCACTCAACAACGTTTGCGGAGCAGTCGTCAAATCCGATGATTGTTTTTGCGGCCGTCGTGCAAAACCGTGCCACAGGCAAGCCTATGAACATATTGGTGGATGACTACCTGCGCAGCTATATCTGGCTGCGCGACAACACGCCAGAGGACGCGCGCATTTTGGCCTGGTGGGACTACGGCTACCAGATCACAGGCATCGGCAACCGCACCTCGCTGGCCGATGGCAACACCTGGAACCACGAGCACATCGCCACCATCGGCAAGATGCTGACGTCGCccgtggcggaggcgcactCGCTGGTGCGCCACATGGCCGACTACGTCCTAATCTGGGCTGGGCAGAGCGGCGACCTGATGAAGTCACCGCACATGGCGCGCATCGGCAACAGTGTGTACCACGACATCTGCCCCCACGACCCGCTGTGCCAGCAATTTGGCTTTTACAGAAATGATTACAGTCGCCCAACACCGATGATGcgggcgtcgctgctgtaCAACCTGCACGAGGTCGGGAAAACAAAGGGCGTGAAGGTGGACCCGTCTCTCTTTCAGGAGGTGTACTCGTCCAAGTACGGCCTGGTGCGCGTCTTCAAGGTCATGAACGTGAGCGAGGAGAGCAAGAAGTGGGTTGCTGACCCGGCAAACCGCGTGTGCCACCCGCCTGGGTCGTGGATCTGCCCCGGGCAGTACCCGCCGGCGAAGGAGATCCAGGAGATGCTGGCACACCGCGTCCCCTTCGATCAGGTGGAAAAAGTCGATCGGAAAAACCATGTCGGGTCGTATCACGAGGAGTACATGCGCCGGATGCGTGAAAGCGAGAGCTGACGGTAATGGCTGCAACACCAGCAAGAAAAAAGCCAAGGCGGTGAGTGCAGTGGTCGGTGTCGGTCGTTTGACGGGCAATTTCGGGGAAGAAGCTCGCGAGAACAGGACACCGAATAATGCGAAGAAAAATGAGCCGCACCAAGGGCGTGCCGAACCTCCTCCTCAGTCATTGGTTGTCTTGATTTTTTCAAAATGGATCAAGGTTGGTGGGCAACGCGAGGCGAGAATCGCTTCATGATGGCGTGGCGGTaaggagaagagaagcacaGAGAAACAAGCGGATGGGTGATCGTGATTTTTCGGCtcgtatatgtgtgtgtgtgtgtgtgtgtgtgtgcgggagTGCATAGGTGACCTCAATCCCTCGTTCCTTCGCGATTCACGGCCTCTTGTCGCGGCTGTGGAGTGCGCAGAACAAGCTTCGTCTGTTGCACTCGAccgttctctctcgctcatgCAACCACCATACACCTCATCTGTCATCGCAGGCTCGCTTTTCGTTAGCGTACCTTGCAACTTGACCCCTCTCACCCCATCACTCTCTTCCCCCTTATACCCGTGTGTTTATACGCTCTCCGTTTCAGcgacatgcacgcgcacaagtaTTGTTGCACACGCATCCGTAGGAGTAGCAATATTGATAGAGGCATAGATCAAAGGTAATAAGATAGTGGTGGCTGCACATGTCCTCACGAAAGGACCGGAGCACTAGAGATCAAGCGGAGTAGCATTGCCGCGAGAAGAATGCCAAGCCCCgtcatcaccaccaccacctccttcctTCCGTACTTTATCGCTTCGCCACACCCTCCCCTTGCCTGATTTACGTGTCTTTCAGCGTCACACCTGAGTTGTCAGGTCCGGTAGTGAAGGAAAAGAGGTGGGGGTGTGTTGTTGCCACGCATACAGCGATTCTGTTGCCAGCATCACCGACACCCCTCTCTGCCCACTCCCTCTTTTGGTTTCCCTCCATCAACAAGAGCGTACTGAGAGTGACGACCGTAAACAtgctgcgcaccggcgctgccaccgctaGCTCAGCCGCGGTCTCCAGTCGCGGCATGGGGCAGCGCAGTCACGGCCTGTCGCCACGTCAGGGCGACCTGCGTGTGGGCAAAAAGACGACGAAACCAGTCGCTGGCCTCCCCAGTGTTGGTGCCCTGCCGCTTTGCGTGCAGGGCCGCTTTCAACGGTGGTGTAACGCGGGAGGCGATCGAGCAAGCCATGGTGCGCGGCGATTCAAACTGAGCACCAGTGCTCTGCACAGCGGCCATCTCCGCTGCAGTGAACGCTGCCTGTCGGCGGGTAGCAAGGATGAAGCGCCGAGCACAGCCATCCGAAACGCCAGCGTCGGTACCATTGGCGCGAGGCTCGCCGCGAAGGACCTCGCgggtgcggaggaggaaCTCTGCCGCCTTCAGGAGAACGTTGACGCCTTCGccggctcctcctcctcttttcggCAAGAGGAGAAGCACCCCAGCGGAGGTGTCGCGACcagtgcggcgccgcagacgtCATCCTCGCCTGTGCCAAGGGAAGCGGTCGCTTCGACAACCACCGCCGACGTGGAAGGCAACGTAACAATCGCTGACGGCAATGACGATCGCAGCGGTGGCTACGCTGTGCCTGAGTGGCCGGAGCCGACGCTGGAAGATATCGACCGCTCCATTCCGCAAGTGGACTGCGAGTTCATCGCCAGCCTCATCCGAAGTCGCAACCTCCGCCGCGACGAGTTCCTCACCAAGAAGGAAGCTGTTAAGCAGCGCGTAGAGGAGCTCACCAAAAAGACGACGCCGACTGTGTACGAGGCCGTCAAGCTACCTTTTGTAGGGGGGCTCGGCCTTGGCTGGCTCAGTAAGCTGAAGGGCAGCGATGAGGCAGAGGGAAGCGATAGTGGGCTGGTGGCCACGAGCACCGAGGCGCCGGTTGttgcgtcggcggcggcgctggagacgCTGAGCGCGGAAGAGAAGGACCTGCTGCATACGACTCGCCCCGAGTACGACGACGGCTTTGTTCTTCTCGACTGCCGCACCGTGAACGAAGTGAGTTCGTGGGGCATTATAGAAGGCGCCAAGGTACTGCCCGCCCACGAGCTCTTCGAAGCCTTTCACGCAACGCCGGAGGAGTTTGTGCAGGACTACGGCTTTGCAAAGCCGCGGCCAGAAGATATCATTATTTGCTACTGCCAGTACGGACCGCGCTcgctgatggcggcgcagatTCTGAGCTGGATGGGCTACCTAAAGGTTATGCACTTCAGGGACGGCTACTACGAATGGGGCAAGCAGTACAACCTTCTCCTACGGCGATGGATGGAGCATGATAAGGAGAGCGGCAACGAgcttcgccgcctcgctACCTTTCGCGCCGGCCTTGAGCTGCAGCGTGAGATTGCTCCCGAATTTAACGCACTACCGATGCAGGAGGCCCGCCAGTACCTGCGAGACACGACACGCAGCCCTGGTAAGTTGGTGGTGGGCGATGGTCTGCGGCTGGAGGCGTACAAGATGGTGGCGAAGCTGACAGAGGgactggcgccgccgtcgctgcctcgTGTTCTTGATGACGGTGGCATTGCCTCAACTGGTAGCAGGGGTGCTGCGGAAAGCCAGACCACCAGAACGCGTCGACTCGGGGAACAGCAACTGACGCGATTTCTTGAGCAGGCGACCGGCATCGACCCGAAGAAGGAGCTCCATCGGCCAGGCCTCTCTATGAGCATGGGCGAAGCCcaggcgacggtgctggaCTCCTTGGCGTATGGGCACGAACTGGGTGCCTCGCCGGACGCCAAGACATCGcccgtgtcgccgccgccgcgacggaACTAGAAGGAGTCCTCAGAGATACGCACGTGGAGTTTTTTGCCTTTGCGTAGATGAGGTCGCTTGCTGAGGTGGAACGGGCAAGAAGGACGGTGTACGCAGCAGCCCTGATCGCATGATATGCATGCAGGATGGTGTTGCTCCGGTATCACCTCGTCCTGGAACGAGTGGTGCCGTGGAGTCGCTTCGGCGCACGTTGGGTGCATCTGTGGgttgctcctcctctccccgtAACTCGCACccgcgctctccctctctctggcCTTTCCCTGCCAAGGGGGTATTCGACCGCAGATGAGTCCCACCCCgacaaagaaaacgagaagaGAGCCGTGGATGAAGTACCACTCCTGCTCTTCTTTTATGGgctggcgcgcacgtgctcACGTGTGCCGCACGCGCCATGGGCAAGCACAGGGCACTCACCGTCCTACGAGGTGAGTACACCGTGAGTAACCAGGTGGGCATGCAAGCACCTTTCACGCCCCCTAACGGCGTCTTTACATGTGGGGGACAGACGTCGACGAAGGAGTGTCCCCGTCATCGACAAGACATGATGCGTacgccaccccctcccaccctccgCCCATCcctgctccccccccctcctctccctctctttcccaaCAGCAACTGCATAAGTAAGTGAAGCAGCAactccacacacgcacacattttcccccttttcatTCGTGTTTCCATCCTGTTTGGCTTGACATCATTGCGAGTCTCTCTCACACAAAAGCCCAGGATCTGTGGTTACGCGTGCCGTTCGCTGGTCTCCAGCccactcccccctcctcctctctctccgccagAAGAGTTTCCGTTCCTTTACGACAGTCAAACAAAAGGCCGAAACCAAGCAAAAAGAGCTTAGCCATGGCGGATGGAAAGACCTCTGCATCTGTGGTGGCGGTCGACGCCGAGAGCGCGGCAAAGGagcgcgacgcagccgcccGCGCGATGCTGCAGGACGGCGGCGTTTCACCAGTCGGAAAGGCTCAGCTGTTAAAGAAGGGCCTCGTGCACACGGTTCCGTACACCCTCAAGGTCGTCGTGGCGGACCCcaaggagatggagaaggccGCAGCAGATGCGGAGCAAGTGCTCCAGGCTGCCTTCCAGGTGGTCGACACCCTCCTCAATAACTTCAACGAGAACAGCGAGGTGTCCCGCATCAATCGAATGCCGGTCGGTGAGGAACACCAGATGTCTGCGGCTCTGAAGCATGTGATGGCCTGCTGCCAGAAAGTCTACAACTCGTCGCGCGGCGCCTTCGACCCCGCCGTCGGTCCCCTCGTCCgagagctgcgcgaggccgcACATAAGGGCAAGACGGTGCCGGCGGAGCACGTCAACGACCTCCTCAGCAAGTGCACGCTGAACGCTAGCTTCTCCATTGACATGAACCGTGGCATGATCGCCCGCAAGCACGCGGACGCGATGCTGGATCTTGGTGGTGTGAACAAGGGCTACGGCATCGACTACATCGTCGAGCGCCTCAACAGCCTCGGCTACAACGACGTCTTCTTCGAGTGGGGCGGTGATGTGCGTGCCAGTGGCAAGAACCAGTCGAACCAGCCCTGGGCCGTCGGCATCGTGCGCCCGCCCGCTTTGGCGGACATTCGCACTGTGGTGCCGGAAGACAAGCGGTCCTTCATCCGGGTGGTGCGCCTCAACAACGAAGCCATCGCCACCAGCGGTGACTACGAGAACCTCATTGAGGGCCCCGGCTCCAAGGTGTACTCGTCGACCTTCGATCCGGCGTCCAAGAACCTGCTGGAGCCAACCGAGGCGGACATGGCACAAGTCTCCGTGAAGTGCTACAGCTGCATGTACGCCGATGCCctggccaccgccgcgctcctCAAGAACGACCCGGCGGCCGTCCGCCGCATGCTGGACAACTGGCGCTACGTGCGCGATACCGTCACCGACTACACCACCTACACTCGTGAGGGCGAGCGTGTCGCCAAGATGCTCGAAATCGCTACGGAGGATGCGGAGATGCGCGCGAAGCGCATCAAGggctcgctgccggcgcgcgtGATCATCGTTGGTGGAGGTCTGGCCGGTTGCTCGGCCGCGATCGAGGCGGCCAACTGTGGCGCGCAGGTGATtctgctggagaaggagccaAAGCtcggcggcaacagcgccAAAGCAACGTCCGGCATCAACGCCTGGGGAACCCGTGCGCAGGCGAAGCAGGGCGTCATGGACGGCGGCAAGTTCTTTGAGCGCGACACACACCGCTCCGGCAAGGGTGGCAACTGCGATCCGTGCCTCGTCAAGACGCTATCTGTAAAGAGCTCCGACGCGGTGAAGTGGCTGTCCGAGCTgggcgtgccgctgacggtgctgtcgcagctcggcggcgcgagccgcaagcgctgccaccgcgcacCAGATAAGTCGGACGGTACCCCGGTCCCGGTGGGCTTCACCATCATGAAGACCCTGGAGAACCATATCGTCAACAACCTCAGTCGCCATGTTACTGTGATGACGGGCATTACTGTGACAGCGCTGGAGAGCACGAGCCGTGTCCGCCCTGATGGCGTCCTTGTGAAGCACGTGACGGGCGTCCGCCTCATCCAGTCCAGCGGGCAGTCCATGGTGCTGAACGCCGACGCTGTCGTTCTCGCCACCGGCGGCTTCTCGAACGACCACACGCCCAActcgctcctgcagcagtaCGCGCCGCAACTGTCGTCCTTCCCCACCACCAACGGTGTATGGGCCACCGGTGATGGCGTGAAGATGGCGAGCAAGCTGGGCGTGACGCTGGTAGACATGGAcaaggtgcagctgcacccgACCGGTCTGCTAGACCCGAAGGATCCGTCGAATCGCACCAAGTACCTTGGCcccgaggcgctgcgtggcTCCGGTGGCGTGCTGCTGAACAAGAACGGCGAGCGCTTCGTGAACGAGCTGGACCTGCGCTCCGTCGTGTCGCAGGCGATTATCGCGCAGGACAACGTCTACCCCGGGTCCGGCGGCAGCAAATTCGCGTACTGTGTGCTGAATGAGACCGCGGCGAAGCTCTTCGGCAAGAATTTCCTCGGCTTCTACTGGAACCGCCTCGGTCTCTTCCAGAAGGTGGATAGCGTCGCTGGCCTGGCGAAACTGATTGGCTGCCCTGAGGCGAATGTGATGGCAACCCTGAAGCAGTACGAGGAGCTCTCCTCCAAGAAGTTAAACCCCTGCCCGCTGACTGGCAAGAACGTGTTCCCTTGTGTGCTGGGTACTCAAGGGCCCTACTACGTTGCCCTCGTCACGCCGTCGATCCACTACACCATGGGTGGCTGCCTCATCTCGCCCTCGGCGGAGATGCAGACCATAGACAATAGCGGTGTGACCCCCGTTCGTCGTCCGATTCTTGGTCTCTTTGGCGCTGGCGAGGTGACGGGCGGCGTGCACGGTGGCAACCGTCTCGGCGGTAACTCGCTGCTAGAGTGTGTCGTGTTTGGCAAGATCGCCGGCGACCGCGCGGCCACGATTCtgcagaagaagagcacgGGGCTATCCACGACGGAGTGGTCGACCGTGGTGCTGCGTGAGGTGCGCGAGGGTGGCGTGTACGGTGCGGgctcgcgcgtgctgcgcttcaACATGcccggcgcgctgcagaggaCTGGCCTTGCTCTTGGTCAGTTTATCGGCATTCGCGGTGACTGGGACGGCCACCGACTGATCGGCTACTACAGCCCCATCACGCTTCCGGACGATGTCGGTGTGATTGGCATCCTCGCCCGTGCCGACAAGGGCCGCCTGGCGGAGTGGATCTCTGCCCTGCAGCCTGGAGACGCGGTGGAGATGAAGGCGTGCGGTGGCCTTATCATCgagcgccgcttcgccgaCCGCCACTTCTTTTTCCGTGGCCACAAGATTCGCAAGCTCGCCCTCATCGGTGGCGGCACGGGTGTCGCGCCGATGCTGCAGATTGTGCGGGCTGCGGTGAAGAAACCCTTCGTGGACTCGATTGAGAGCATTCAGTTCATCTACGCCGCCGAGGACGTATCAGAGCTGACGTACCGCACGCTGCTTGAGAGCTACGAGAAGGAGTATGGCTCTGAGAAGTTCAAGTGTCACTTCGTTCTCAACAACCCTCCTGCTCAGTGGACCGACGGCGTCGGCTTCGTTGATACCGCTTTGCTACGCTCCGCCGTGCAGGCGCCGTCCAACGACCTTCTGGTGGCCATCTGCGGTCCGCCGATCATGCAGCGTGCGGTCAAGGGTGCCCTCAAGGGTCTCGGCTACAACATGAACCTCGTGCGCACGGTGGATGAAACAGAGCCCACCTCGGCCAAGATTTGAAGACAACCACGCAAACAacagcgtgtgtgtctgtgtaaTTACATTCGCTTCGCTTCAAACACCTGTGTGGAGGAGAGACAGAAAAGAAAGTAAACGCATGCACAAAGGAGGGTGCGCTACTGCTGAATGAGGCAAGACATCACGTCAACCTCACTTTCTGTGCTGCGCTTACATGCACACGATACCCATCACGTCACAGGCACTGGCCTCTtcgttttttgttgttcgtTTCTCTCCCTCCGGCCCTCCGTGGCTTGTAGTCTCCTACCGTTTTTGCGTGCGCTTTCTGCTCTTTTTTAAACTGACTTAGTGCGGTATGCTCCTGTGTACCGCGCCGCactgcgcacgtgtgcatgtatgtgtgtgtgtgtgtgtgtgtttgtgtgaaGCGTGCGCTACTTCTGGTGCTGTGTGGTGCAGGTTTTTCTTGTCGTTTTTCTTCCGTGGCACGCTTGTGTTTCGTTTGAGCTTTGTGCTCACatttgcacacacacacacacatgcacacgtgcgcagaTAAAAGGCAATATTTTTCCACGTGCATGACACAACGCCCACTCACCGcttcgttttgtttttgttttgcaCACCCGTCCTTTTACTCCCCATCTCTGTCAAGCGCATGCGTGTACAAGGCATCACGGCGTGAGCGtcggaagaggaggacggtGTGCCATCCACGAAGATGAGTGCAGCACATCTACAaaagagaacaaaaaaaaaacatgaaAATGATGCA encodes:
- a CDS encoding putative NADH-dependent fumarate reductase, yielding MADGKTSASVVAVDAESAAKERDAAARAMLQDGGVSPVGKAQLLKKGLVHTVPYTLKVVVADPKEMEKAAADAEQVLQAAFQVVDTLLNNFNENSEVSRINRMPVGEEHQMSAALKHVMACCQKVYNSSRGAFDPAVGPLVRELREAAHKGKTVPAEHVNDLLSKCTLNASFSIDMNRGMIARKHADAMLDLGGVNKGYGIDYIVERLNSLGYNDVFFEWGGDVRASGKNQSNQPWAVGIVRPPALADIRTVVPEDKRSFIRVVRLNNEAIATSGDYENLIEGPGSKVYSSTFDPASKNLLEPTEADMAQVSVKCYSCMYADALATAALLKNDPAAVRRMLDNWRYVRDTVTDYTTYTREGERVAKMLEIATEDAEMRAKRIKGSLPARVIIVGGGLAGCSAAIEAANCGAQVILLEKEPKLGGNSAKATSGINAWGTRAQAKQGVMDGGKFFERDTHRSGKGGNCDPCLVKTLSVKSSDAVKWLSELGVPLTVLSQLGGASRKRCHRAPDKSDGTPVPVGFTIMKTLENHIVNNLSRHVTVMTGITVTALESTSRVRPDGVLVKHVTGVRLIQSSGQSMVLNADAVVLATGGFSNDHTPNSLLQQYAPQLSSFPTTNGVWATGDGVKMASKLGVTLVDMDKVQLHPTGLLDPKDPSNRTKYLGPEALRGSGGVLLNKNGERFVNELDLRSVVSQAIIAQDNVYPGSGGSKFAYCVLNETAAKLFGKNFLGFYWNRLGLFQKVDSVAGLAKLIGCPEANVMATLKQYEELSSKKLNPCPLTGKNVFPCVLGTQGPYYVALVTPSIHYTMGGCLISPSAEMQTIDNSGVTPVRRPILGLFGAGEVTGGVHGGNRLGGNSLLECVVFGKIAGDRAATILQKKSTGLSTTEWSTVVLREVREGGVYGAGSRVLRFNMPGALQRTGLALGQFIGIRGDWDGHRLIGYYSPITLPDDVGVIGILARADKGRLAEWISALQPGDAVEMKACGGLIIERRFADRHFFFRGHKIRKLALIGGGTGVAPMLQIVRAAVKKPFVDSIESIQFIYAAEDVSELTYRTLLESYEKEYGSEKFKCHFVLNNPPAQWTDGVGFVDTALLRSAVQAPSNDLLVAICGPPIMQRAVKGALKGLGYNMNLVRTVDETEPTSAKI